Genomic segment of Staphylococcus muscae:
AACTTTTGAACCATTTCTTCAAAAATTGCAACAGTATTTTTATTAGGATGCGCTGTGTCATATATATCCCCAGCGATAATGATTAAGTCTGGTTTTTCTTCTACTATTGCTTCAACAAACTGTGACAAAATATAACGTTGATCTTCTAAAAAGCTATGACTATTGAGTCGCTTACCCAAATGCCAATCTGCTGTATGAATGATTTTCATATTTTCACCTCAAATATATCATTTTCTTATATAACAAAATAAAAAGCAGGTCACACACCGAATGGCTATGATCACTGCTTTGTTGCATAAGTCTCTTAACTAACTACATCGTATGATGAAGCATGCGTTTTTTTAGCTGTTGATATCGCCACAGCATCGCTAAACGCCATGGTAATAACATACTGAATGCAAGCAAGAAAAACATACCTGCAAGCTCTCCAGCATCAATAGAGTTCCCTAGAAAGACTTTGAGTACTGTACGAATCACCAATAAAGACACGAGTACAACAGGGAAAGCTTTTGATTTTTTTAAGTAGATCTCATCCCCTTTTACTTCGAAATGAGATGTTAGCATCAATACTGTTGAAAAAATCACACCAATTACAATTGATTCTACAATTTCTGTATGCGTCAGTCGGAAATAAGGAACAACATACATCAGTGCACCTGTCGACATAAAAACAGGTGGTAAAATAATCTTCTTTACATTCACTGGATATTGTTGTGCTTTCATACGCACAACAATCACAGCAGCCCCCATGACAAACGCTACTATGATTGAAAATACTAAATAGCTCAATGTGTTGCCTCCTCATATATCGGACTAGAAATAATCTATACATTCCAATTGTAAGTATTCTATTTAAAAATGATACTTTTATTATAGCCATATTTCACTGTACATCAAAGTAAAAAGCAAGAGAATCTATGTTTGTATCAACATCGATTCCCTTGCTTATCTAAGTAAAAGACATTACATTTTCTTTTCCATATTTTTGTTCATCATTGTCATCATTTGATTGATTTTCTTTTGTGATGGTTTTTGTCCCATCTGCATCATCATCATACGTAACATCTCTTCATTAATAGGTGGGTTCTTTTTCAAATAATCCATCATATATTTACGTGCTAAGAAGAATCCACCAACAAGACCGATGATAAGTGCAATAACAATTAATAATATCGCTAACCATGTTGCCATCGTTTCACCCACTTTCTTTATCCTTTAGCATTTTACTAGAAATACCATTTGTTTTCAAGGTAATTCAAATGAATATAACTTAAATAACAGAAAAAAAGAATTAGGACAAGAAAGCAACCAAACTTTCAATGTCCTAATTTGTTATGACTATCGAGATAATTGATTATAATTGTTCAATTTCTGCTAAAACTTGCTCTTTAGTGAAGCCATATTTTTCAATCACTAAGTCGCCAGGCGCACTTGCACCAAAACGATCGATACCAATTACTTTGCCGTGCATACCAACATATTTATGCCAACCTAAAGTGGCACCCATTTCAGCTGCAACACGTTTTTCAACATGCGGCAATAAGATTTCATCTTTATATGCTTGTGATTGTTGTTCAAATGCATGCCAGTTTGGCATTGATACAACACGTACACCTTTACCTTGTTCAGCTAACTCTTTCGCTACGTCTACAAGTAGACTCACTTCAGATCCTGTCGCAAGCAAGACGTATTCAGGCGTTGTTTCCGTTTCATAAACAACATATGCCCCTTTGCGTACACCTTGTTCTACCGCTGCAAACTCAACATCTAAGACAGGTAATCCTTGTCTTGTCAATACTAAAGCAGTCGGCGTTGATTTAGATTCAAGCGCAACTTGCCAAGCAACACGTGTTTCATTACCATCTGCTGGGCGAATTACATTCAAGTTAGGCATTGCACGTAAACCAG
This window contains:
- a CDS encoding YneF family protein, which gives rise to MATWLAILLIVIALIIGLVGGFFLARKYMMDYLKKNPPINEEMLRMMMMQMGQKPSQKKINQMMTMMNKNMEKKM
- a CDS encoding CcdC family protein, which produces MSYLVFSIIVAFVMGAAVIVVRMKAQQYPVNVKKIILPPVFMSTGALMYVVPYFRLTHTEIVESIVIGVIFSTVLMLTSHFEVKGDEIYLKKSKAFPVVLVSLLVIRTVLKVFLGNSIDAGELAGMFFLLAFSMLLPWRLAMLWRYQQLKKRMLHHTM